In the genome of Streptomyces lydicus, the window TCGCGGATCTCGGCGGGGACCCCGGGGCCGGTGTCGCGGAACTCGACGAGCAGATGGTCTCCCTCGCGGGCGGTGCGTACGGTCAATGTGCCGTCGGCGCCGGTGCCGTTCATCGCCGAGACGGCGTTGTCGATCAGATTCGTCCACACCTGGTTGAGTTCGCTGGGGTAGGCCGGGATCTTCGGCAGGGTGCGGTCGTAGTCCTTGACGACGGTGATGTGCGGGCCGATCTTCGCGGAGACCATCAGCAGGGTGCTGTCCAGCAGCTCGTGCACGTCGGCGACCTGGTGGGGCGCCCGGTCGAGTTGCGAGTACTGCTTGGCCGCGGTGACCAGGGCCGAGACACGGTTGGTCGACTCCTCGATCTCGTTCATCAGCAGTTCGGTTTCCACGGTGTAGTTGAGCCACCGCACGGCACCTTCGAGGGTGTCCGCGTCCACCGCCGCGGCGATCCGGTCCAGCCAGTCGGTGTCGAGGCCCGCCTGGACGAAGGTCGGTGCGAGCTGCCATCCGTCCCCGATGCCGTGGTCGTCCAGCCAGTCGGAGAGGGCGTCCTCCCGGTCCGAGGCTTCCAGCGGGCTCAGGGTGGTGGCCTTGGCGACGCGTTCGGCCGTGCGCTCCTGGACGTCGATCAGCGTCTGCATGCTTTCGCGCCGGTACGGGCGTGCCGCGATGAGGCCGAGCTTGTGGCGCATCCCGGCCACACGCTCCCGCAGCGCGGAGGTGGCGCGCACGGCCGCGGTGGCGGGGTTGTTCAGCTCGTGGGTCAGCCCGGCGGACAGCGACCCGAGAGCCAGCAGCCGCTCCCGCTGGCCGACGGCCTCCTGGGTGCTCTTGGCCCCGAAGAAGAGGCCTTCCAACAGGTGCACGGCCATGGGAAACCATTCGCGCATGATCGCGGCGAAGGTCTCCGCGGGCAGCACGAAGAAGCGGGCGGGCTCGATGACCCGCAGGGAGCTGTTGTACACCTGGTGCAGGCGGTCACCCAGGTAGGCCTGGAACGCTCCCGCGTACACCCCGCGGCTGGAGCTCCGGGTGATCTCGACGTCGTAGTCCCCGATCCGGCGGGAGAGCGCGAGGGTCCCTTCGAGCAGCACATAGAAGCACGTGGCATCGTCGCCCTCCCCGTACACCGGACCGGGCGGGAACTCCTCCACACGTCCTTCGCGGCAGAGCCGGGCGATCTGGTCGGGGGCCAGCTTCTCGAACAGGAACAGCGATCCGAGTTCTTCCCGGCTGCACGGCATCGGCCGGCCGTTCATGACTGCTCCAGGTATCGGTGGGCGAGCATGACCGCCATGGCTCCCTCGCCCACTGCGGAGGCGACACGCTTGGCGGACTCGGCGCGGGCGTCCCCCGCCACGAACACGCCCGGGACGTTCGTCTCCAGGTGGTACGGCGGCCGGTCCAGCTCCCAGCCGGCCGGCGGGCGCCCGTCCGCGGTCAGATCGGGGCCGGTCAGGATGAACCCGTGCGAGTCCCGGAGCACCGTGCCCTCCAGCCAGCCGGTCAGCGGGGCCGCGCCGATGAAGACGAACATCCACTGGGTGTCGACGAGTTCGGTGTGGCCGGTCTCGGTGTCGCGCAGGGTGATCTGTTCCAGCTGATGCGCACCGTGGGCGGCGTCGACGACCGTGTGGGTGCGCACCGAGATGGTGGGCGTCTCGTCGACCTGCTGGACGAGGTAGTGCGACATCGACGTGGTCAAGGAGGGCTTGCGTACCAGTACGGTGACCGACTTGGCGCTCCGGGCCAGGTAAATCGCGGCCTGGCCCGCGGAGTTGGCGCCGCCGACGATGTACACGTCGTGGCCTTGGCACGCGGCCGCTTCGGTCAGGGCCGAGCCGTAGAACACGCCGCAGCCGGTCAACTCGGTCACCCGGGGCGCGTCCAGCTGCCGGTACGACACGCCGGTCGCCAGGATCACGGAGTGCGCGGCGACAGCGGAGCCGTCCGAGAACCGGACGACGCGCGAGGCGCCGTTGACCTCCAGCCCGGTAACCTCGCGCGCGGTCAGTATCTCGGCACCGAACTTCGCCGCCTGCCGCCGGGCCCGGTCGGTGAGCTGTGCCCCGGACACGCCGTCCGGAAAGCCGAGGTAGTTCTCGATGCGTGAGCTCTGGCCCGCCTGGCCTCCGGTCGCGGAGCGTTCCACGAGGACGGTGCGCAGGCCCTCGGAGGCCCCGTACACGGCCGCCCCCAGACCGGCCGGTCCGCCGCCGATGACGACCAGGTCGTAGAAGTCGGTGGCCGGGGTCGTCGCGAGACCGACCCGGGTGGCCAGCTCCTGGTCCTCGGGCTCGACGAGGGCCGTGCCGTCCGGAGTGATCACCAGCGGGAGCCGCAGGCCCTCCTCGCCCGCGGCGCACAGCAGCCGCCGGCCCTCCGGATCGTCGGACGAGTACCAGCGGTACGGCACCTGGTTACGGGCCAGAAACTCCCGTACGGCCGACGAACGCGCCGACCAGCGGTGCCCGACGACCTTGGTGACGGCCACCGGCCGGTTGTCGGCGGTCCGCCAGGACTGCAGCAGGTCGTCGACGACGGGGTAGAGCTTCTCCTCGGGCGGCTCCCAGGGCTTGAGGAGGTAGTGGTCGAGGTCGACGACATTGATCGCGTCGATGGCCGCGTCGGTGTCCGCGTACGCGGTCAGCAGCACCCGCCGGGCGCCGGGGTAGATGTCGAGAGCCTGCTCGAGGAACTCGATGCCGTTCATCTGCGGCATCCGGTAGTCGGCCAGGATCACCGCCACGGGACCGCCGCGCAGCTTCAGCTCCTGCAGGGCGGCAAGGGCGGACTCGCCGGACTCCGCGCGCACGATCCGGTACGACGCGCCGTAGCGCCGCCGCAGGTCGCGGGCGACGGCCCGGGACACGCCCGGATCGTCGTCCACGGTCATGATGACGGTCCGCGCCGGACCGGCGGTCTGCTGCACAGGCATCCCGTCCCCGGGTCGATCACCGTCCCCGAGCCGATCGCCCGTGCGCACCGGCTTCACCTGTCCGACCGGCACGCCGGTGCGCCGGCAGTCCCCATTTTATGGGCGAATATCAAGCTTTGCTATGCAGCATGAGGGGCCCGGCTCCCCTCACCGGGAGCCGTCGGGGAGGCCGCAGAGCCGCCGGGGAGGCTCCCGGCGCGCGGCGACTCAGCGGCGCGGCCGGCGTGCCCCGTCAGGGCGCGGGGCGTCTCAGCCGGCGGCCCAGGAGGAGGGCTCCCGCGCCCGCGATCAGCGAGGCGGCGGCGATGCCGGTGAGCGCGGTCGCGGCCCGGGCCTCGTGGGCGGCCCCCGTGGCGGGCAGCGTGGGCCGGGCGGTATCGGCCGCGGTGGCGGCCTGGAGGACGAGGTCGGTGACCGCATCGGGGTGGGAGACCATGGCCACGTGGGAGGAGTCGATCTCCACCGTGTGGGAACCCGCGCGCTTCGCCTCGAAGCGTTCCTGGTCCGGGTTGATGGTCTTGTCCTGCTTCGCGACGAGGAACCACGAGGGAATGTGTTTCCAGGCGGCGGCCTCGGCCTTCTCCGAGAACGCGGTCGTGGCCACGGGCCGTTGGGTCACCGCCATGAGCCTGGTGGTGCTCTCCGGCAGGTCGGCGGCGAAGACCTGATGCAGCCTGTCGGGCTTGAGGTAGAGGTCGGTCCCGCTGAGGCCGCCGCCGGCGCGGTAGGGAACGGACCGCGTGGCGGTGCCGAGTTCGCTGGGGAACCTGGCGGACAGGGACATCCCGCTCTCGCCCACGTCGGGCATCAGTGCTGAGACGTACACCAGGGACTTCACCCGGGGGTTGCCCGCGGCGGCCGAGCTGATCAGGGAGCCGCCGTACGAGTGGCCCACCAGCACGAGCGGACCCTTGATGCTGTCCAGTACGGAGGCGATGTAGGTGGAGTCGCTGTACAGCCCGCGCAGCGGGTTGGCCGGGGCCATGACGGCGTAACCACGGCGTTCGAGCCGTTCGGCGACCCCGTTCCAGCTGGAGGCGTCCGCGAACGCCCCGTGCACCAGCACGATGGTGGGTTTGGCCGTGGCCGTGGCCGTGCCGCCGTCCGCGGTGGCAGGGGCCGCCACGGAGGTGCACAGGGCCATGGCGCACCCGGCCGCGATGACATAGGTGCGACGTATTCGGCGCCGTGAGCCGGGGACCGGAAATGCTGCCATGGTGTTCACACCTTCCGTGAGACCTACAGCACCTGAGTGTTCATCCCTCCGCACCGGCAGGCGCGCCACGCGCGCCGAACGGGTCACCGCGGGGGGCCGTCCGGGTGCCTGCGGAGTCAACGGGTTTTAGGTCTGCCTCGTGGGCTGCGGCAGCGGAGGCAGGGAGGGCTGGCGCAGCCAGGCGTGGAAGAGGGTGTCCAGGGGAGCGGCCGCGTACTGCTGGGCGTGCGCGGTGAAGTCGGCGGTGCTCACGACGCCGTGGTGATGGATGCGGGTCCAGTCCCTGAGCATCCGGAAGAAGGCGTCGTCGCCGAGGGCGCAGCGCAGCGCGTGGACCGTCAGCCCGCCCCGCTCGTAGAGCCGGTCGTCGAACATCAGCTCCTTGCCCGGGTCGGCCGGCAGCAGGTCCTGCGGAAGCGTGGCCAGCAGCTGGTGCGCGACGGTGGCGTGAGCGACTGCGGTGAGGCCTCCCGCGTGCTCCGACCACAGCCACTCCGCGTACTTGGCGAAGCCCTCGTTCAGCCAGATGTGCCGCCAGTCGGCGACCGAGACGCTGTTGCCGAACCACTGGTGGGCCAGTTCATGGGCGATCAGCCGTTCCCAGGTGCGTGCGCCGTCGAGATGGTTGGAGCCGAAGGTGGCCATGGCCTGGGCCTCCACCGGGACGTCCAGTTCCTCGTCGGCGATCACGACCGTGTACTCCTCGAAGGGATACGGCCCGAAGACCTCCTCGA includes:
- a CDS encoding ATP-binding protein, whose amino-acid sequence is MNGRPMPCSREELGSLFLFEKLAPDQIARLCREGRVEEFPPGPVYGEGDDATCFYVLLEGTLALSRRIGDYDVEITRSSSRGVYAGAFQAYLGDRLHQVYNSSLRVIEPARFFVLPAETFAAIMREWFPMAVHLLEGLFFGAKSTQEAVGQRERLLALGSLSAGLTHELNNPATAAVRATSALRERVAGMRHKLGLIAARPYRRESMQTLIDVQERTAERVAKATTLSPLEASDREDALSDWLDDHGIGDGWQLAPTFVQAGLDTDWLDRIAAAVDADTLEGAVRWLNYTVETELLMNEIEESTNRVSALVTAAKQYSQLDRAPHQVADVHELLDSTLLMVSAKIGPHITVVKDYDRTLPKIPAYPSELNQVWTNLIDNAVSAMNGTGADGTLTVRTAREGDHLLVEFRDTGPGVPAEIRDRVFDPFFTTKPVGEGTGLGLDISWRIVVNKHNGDLRFHSVPGDTRFQVRLPLASAAPSPPQEPT
- a CDS encoding FAD-dependent oxidoreductase; its protein translation is MPVQQTAGPARTVIMTVDDDPGVSRAVARDLRRRYGASYRIVRAESGESALAALQELKLRGGPVAVILADYRMPQMNGIEFLEQALDIYPGARRVLLTAYADTDAAIDAINVVDLDHYLLKPWEPPEEKLYPVVDDLLQSWRTADNRPVAVTKVVGHRWSARSSAVREFLARNQVPYRWYSSDDPEGRRLLCAAGEEGLRLPLVITPDGTALVEPEDQELATRVGLATTPATDFYDLVVIGGGPAGLGAAVYGASEGLRTVLVERSATGGQAGQSSRIENYLGFPDGVSGAQLTDRARRQAAKFGAEILTAREVTGLEVNGASRVVRFSDGSAVAAHSVILATGVSYRQLDAPRVTELTGCGVFYGSALTEAAACQGHDVYIVGGANSAGQAAIYLARSAKSVTVLVRKPSLTTSMSHYLVQQVDETPTISVRTHTVVDAAHGAHQLEQITLRDTETGHTELVDTQWMFVFIGAAPLTGWLEGTVLRDSHGFILTGPDLTADGRPPAGWELDRPPYHLETNVPGVFVAGDARAESAKRVASAVGEGAMAVMLAHRYLEQS
- a CDS encoding alpha/beta fold hydrolase, encoding MAAFPVPGSRRRIRRTYVIAAGCAMALCTSVAAPATADGGTATATAKPTIVLVHGAFADASSWNGVAERLERRGYAVMAPANPLRGLYSDSTYIASVLDSIKGPLVLVGHSYGGSLISSAAAGNPRVKSLVYVSALMPDVGESGMSLSARFPSELGTATRSVPYRAGGGLSGTDLYLKPDRLHQVFAADLPESTTRLMAVTQRPVATTAFSEKAEAAAWKHIPSWFLVAKQDKTINPDQERFEAKRAGSHTVEIDSSHVAMVSHPDAVTDLVLQAATAADTARPTLPATGAAHEARAATALTGIAAASLIAGAGALLLGRRLRRPAP